From Brassica oleracea var. oleracea cultivar TO1000 chromosome C3, BOL, whole genome shotgun sequence, a single genomic window includes:
- the LOC106331964 gene encoding multiprotein-bridging factor 1a: MAGVGPMTQDWEPVVIRKRAPNSAAKRDEKTVNAARRSGADIESVRKYNAGTNKAASSGTSLNTKRLDDDTENLAHERVPTELKKAIMQARTDKKLTQSQLAQIINEKPQVIQEYESGKAIPNQQILSKLERALGAKLRGKK; encoded by the exons ATGGCAGGAGTTGGACCGATGACGCAAGATTGGGAGCCGGTGGTGATCCGAAAGAGAGCCCCTAACTCCGCCGCCAAGCGCGACGAGAAAACCGTCAACGCCGCTCGTCGATCCGGCGCCGATATCGAATCCGTCAGAAAAT ACAATGCTGGAACCAACAAGGCAGCCTCAAGTGGCACATCTCTCAACACAAAGAGGCTTGATGACGACACTGAGAACCTCGCTC ATGAGCGTGTGCCTACTGAGCTTAAGAAAGCCATTATGCAAGCTCGAACTGACAAGAAGCTTACCCAGTCCCAACTTGCTCAA ATCATCAATGAGAAGCCACAAGTGATCCAAGAGTATGAGTCTGGTAAAGCGATCCCCAACCAGCAGATCCTTTCTAAGCTTGAGAGAGCTCTTGGAGCTAAACTTCGTGGTAAGAAGTGA
- the LOC106329940 gene encoding uncharacterized protein LOC106329940, which yields WKRFYEKQYGAKNLSFVMEKMERSKVSFKWRELYEAKLKVVEEDEKEAVDRLKQRYKNEDARKQSRQTKLCAKTPPMKKPFWVLFQREPAYLQTCLQLQEATLVANK from the exons TGGAAGAGGTTCTATGAGAAGCAGTATGGTGCTAAGAACTTGAGTTTTGTCATGGAGAAGATGGAGCGGAGTAAAGTCAGTTTTAAGTGGAGAGAGTTATATGAG GCAAAATTGAAAGTTGTGGAAGAAGATGAGAAGGAAGCTGTTGATCGGCTTAAGCAACGTTACAAGAATGAAGATGCAA GGAAACAAAGTCGTCAAACTAAGCTCTGCGCAAAAACTCCTCCAATGAAAAAACCTTTCTGGG TTCTCTTCCAAAGAGAACCGGCTTATCTGCAAACCTGCCTTCAACTTCAAGAAGCAACTCTTGTGGCGAACAAGTGA